A stretch of DNA from Micromonospora sp. WMMD1155:
CGTCGGCTTCCGGTGCCCCTCGACGACCTCCAGGGTCGAGGTCTTCCCGGCGCCGTTGGTGCCCAGCAGCGCGTAGAGCTCTCCGGGCCGTACCTCGAAGGAGAGGTCCTTCACGGCGTGGAAGTCGCCGTAGGTGAGGTTCAGCCGTTCGACTTCGATGACTGGTGTGGTGGACATGCACCAATGACAGCGCGGGCGCGGCCGTTCCGTCAGTGGCGCCATGTCACCACCCCATGTGACGCGGTGTCACTGGTCGCCGCCTCCGGCTGCCCGATACTGGTCTGGTGACCGCCAGGCCGCCGCGCTTCACCGAGTCGACGCAGGGAAGGCTGCGCCGGCTCAACCTCGCCACGTCACTGCCGCCGGTGGTGTTCGCCGCGGTCGTCCTGGTCCACACCGACGCGCGTACCTGGTGGCACGTCGTCGTCCTGGCGCCGGGAGCCGTGGCGGCCCTGGTGGCCTTCGAACGGTGGACGGCCAACGACCTGGCCCGGGTGGCGCTGCCCTGCCTGGTCGTGGCGGGAGCGGTGTGGCCGCTGGGGGTCCTGGTGACCGGCAGCCCCAACGCCTACTGGGGGTTCTGCGCGGTGGGTTCGCTCGCCATGCGCGAGGTCCGGCGGCACCGGAGACTGGCGCTGACCGGGCTCTTCGCCTACGTCGCCGCCGTCGGCGCGGCGCGGCTGCTGGTGCAGCGGGACGACATCGGTCACGTCCTGGTCACCTACGTTCTCATCCCGACCGTCCTCACCGTCATCGTGACGGTCTTCACCATCCTGGGCGAGCGGTTCTTCGACCTCATCCGCGAACTCGAACAGACCCGGGAGCGGGAAGCGGAACTCGCGGTGATCCGCGAACGCGTCCGCTTCGCCAGCGACCTGCACGACATCCAGGGCCACACCCTGCACGTGGTGAAGCTGAAGATCGCCCTGGCGCAGCGGCTGCTGCTGCGCGACAGCGCCCGCGCGGAGAAGGAACTGCGGGAGACGTACGCGCTGGTCAGCGACACCATCGCGCAGACCAAGGAACTGGCGTACGCGCAACGGCGACTCAACCTCACCGCGGAGATCGAGAACGCGAAGAACCTGTTCGAGGCCGCCGGCATCCGGGTGCGGGTGACCCGGGAGGCCGAGGTCGACGCCCGCGTCGGCGAACTGCTCGGTCAGGTGCTTCGCGAGACCACGACCAACATCCTGCGGCACGCGCAGGCCACCCAGGTGCAGATCACGCTCTCCGAATCGAGCATCACCATCGTCAACGACGGCGTGACCGCCACCTCGCCCCCCGAGCTGCGGGGGCTGGCGGCACTCCGGCAACGGGTGGCCGGCGACGGAGGGGAGCTGACCGTGGAACAGCAGCAGGGACGCTTTCGGACGGCGGCGACGTTCCCCGTCGTGCGCGCCGGCGCGGACCGGGGTGCCGGTCGATGACCACGATCGTGCTCGCCGACGACGAGGCGCTGCTGCGTACGGCCCTGGCCGCGCTGCTGCCGATGGAGGGCGACATCACCGTTCTCGCCGAGGCGCAGGACGGCCGGACGGCCGTCGAGGCCACCGTGCGGCACGAGCCCGACGTGTTGGTCATCGACCTGGAGATGCCGGGCGTGGACGGCCTGGGCGCGGTCGCCGAGATCCGGCGTACGCGCCCGGAGCAGGTGGTCCTCATGCTGACCCGGCACGCCCGCCCCGGCGTGCTGCGTAAGGCGTTGAAGCTCGGTGTCCAGGGCTTCGTCAGCAAGTCCGCCGAGCCGGCGCACATCTCCTCCGTCATCGCCACCCTGCACGCGGGCAAACGCTGGATCGACCCGGACGTGTCCGCGCTCGCCGTCACCGAGGACAACCCCCTCACCGACCGTGAGGCCGACGTGCTGCGGGTCACCGGTGAGGGCTACTCGGTCGCCGACATCGCCGCACGCCTGCATCTCGCGCCCGGCACCGTCCGCAACTACCTCTCCAACGCGATGCGCAAGACCCAGACCCGGACCCGCCACGAAGCGGCCCGCTACGCCCGCGAACACGACTGGCTGTGACCGGCCCGGCCTCTCCTCGCGGGCGCGTCCATCCCACACCAACGCGGCGGTCGAACTCGACACGCTCCCTCGGCGATGCCGAATCAGCATGAACACCGCCAGGTCCGTCTTCGACCGCATGCCGGATCCCTGCCACTGTCGAGTCCTGTCCGACCGGTGCCGCCCGCGCCGGACCGACGGCACCGACAAGGAGCGATGATGAATTTTGCGACACACCGTCTGGTGGCCGCGATGGCGGCGGTGTCCCTGGCCGCGTGCGGCCCCGCCGATGCCGCCGAACAGGGGCCGAGAGACGGTGCGGTAACGGTCACCGTGCCCACCGCCACCGACCGGGACCATGAGTTCCGGCGACTGGAGGAGGACTTCGACGCGCGGCTGGGGGTCTACGCGATCGACACCGGCACCGGTGGCACGGTGCGGTACCGGGCCGACGAGCGGTTCGCGTACGCCTCGACGTTCAAGGCGTTGGCCGCCGCCGAGGTCCTCGACGGGACCACCGACGCCGAGTTGGACCGGGTGGTGCGGTACTCGGCGGACGACCTGGTGACCTACTCGCCGATCACGGAGCAGCACGTCGCCGAGGGCATGACGCTGCGCGCGATCGCCGACGCGGCCGTGCGGTACAGCGACAACACCGCCGGGAACCTGCTTCTGCGTCAGCTCGGTGGGCCGCAGAAGTTCGAGAAGGAACTGCGCGAGGTGGGGGACGAGGTCACCGATCCGGCGCGGTACGAGACCGAACTCAACGAGGCGAGGCCGGGTGACCGGCGGGACACCAGCACCGCGGCGGCCCTGGCCGAGGACCTGCGGGCGTACGCCGTGGAAGACGCCCTCGAACCGGCGGACCGCGACATCCTCACCGGTTGGTTGAAGGGCAACACGACCGGCGCCGAGCTGATCCGCGCCGGTGTGCCCGACGGCTGGACCGTGGGGGACAAGACCGGCGCCGGTGGCTACGGCACCCGCAACGACATCGCAGTGATCTGGCCTCCGGACCGCGCGCCGATCGTCCTCGCGGTGCTGTCCAGCCGCGACCAGAAGGACGCCGACTACGACAACGCCCTGATCGCCCGAGCGACCGAGATCGTGATCGCCGCGATGTGACGGCTTGCCGGCCCGCCCCCCGAGGGCGGGCCGACACCAGCTCGCCTGCTGCACGACGTGGATCGAGGTCGCCCAGAATGCCGCTACGTAGGGTCGACGTCGCCCGCTGCCCGGTCGGTGACGACTCCGCGACCAGCCGGTGCGGCGGCAGTCGCACGGCCGCGCAGGTGAAGGCCGCGGTGGACGCTCCGGTCGCCGGTAAGACCGGCACCACCGACGCGGAGAACTACGCCTCCATGGTGGCGATGACGAAGCAGTACGCGGTGGCCGGGATCCTGACCGACCCGGACTGGCCGCAGACCACCGTGAAGATGCGGCACCAGCAGCGCGACGGCATCAATCCGCCGGTCTACGAGACCCTGGCGGCGGCGATGCACGGCAAGCCGCGCGTCGGCTTCCCGCCCGCGCCGGCGGCTCTCGCCGGGTGAGGCGGTCGGGACGCGTACCTCGAAATGTCACGGTGGAGTGGTGACGCGGTGGCACTGCACGTCGGACGCGGTCCGCGCTGGAATGGGGCGTCCAGCAGCGTCGAGAGGAATCCCCGATGAGCGCGCCACGATCCGACGGACCCTGGGTAGGGGCGGAGCGCCCAGGCGCCTCTGACGCGAGAGGCTCGCGCCGTACGACGTCGGAGCGATCCGGGCCGGCCGTCGACAGCTCCCGGCCCTTCGGCGCCCACCTGCGCATGAGCTGGTGGAAGCCGCTCGTGGTCATCCTCGTGCCGCCGCTGGTGATGCTGCTCCTGCAGGTGCTGCTCTACCAGGTCGTGGGCGTCATCGAGGGCAGCGACGACCCGATGTCGGCCACGCTCACGCCGTTGAAGTTGGTGGCCGTCAACATCAGCATCGGCGCGGCGGGCGTCCTGGCGATCCTGCTCCTGGTGTGGATCGCCAAGGTGCCGTGGCGGAGCCTGATCAGCTTCCCCCGGGCCTTCGACGCCCGCCGCCTGGCCCATTACCTGATCGGAGCGGCGCTGCTGGTGGGTGCCGGGATCGGTGTCGTGGCGCTGGTCGCGCCGGACTCCCCGGGCTGGACCGCCTTCGGTGTCACCGGCACGACGATCGGCGTGCTGGCGGTCACCGTCCTGACTACCCCGATCCAGTCCGCCGGCGAGGAGTTGATGTTCCGGAGCGCCGTGCTGCCCGCCGCCGCGTCCTGGGTACGCGCGGTGCGCCCGGCCCTGGTCGTCGGGCTTGTCGTCTCCGGCCTCGGCTTCGCCGTGGTCCACGGGTCGGCCGACCCCTGGCTGTTCGGCTACTACACGGTCATCGGTGTCAGCACCGGCCTGATGGCCGTCGTCAGTCGCGGCATCGAGGCGCCGGTCGCCTTCCACGTCGCCAACAACGTTCTGTTCGGGATCGTCAACACGGTGATGGCGGACGGGGAGCCCTACGCGATCGACCGGTCCACCGACTCCGGTGACGCGGCCCTGTTGATCCTCGGCGCCGTCAACATCGCCATGGTGGTGCTGGTCTGGCTGCGTGAGCGGCGCCTGCGGCCCTAGGCGTGTGTCAAAGTCCTCGGTCGAGCCGAGGCGGAGTCCAGGCGGCGATCCGGCAAGGCGGAGATGGGCTCGGATACCGGTGTTGTATCCGGGCCCATCTTCAACGCAGCCGGGCGTCGTCTGGGCCCGCCGCAGGCCGGCCAGGGGCTTTGACACACGCCCTAACCCCACCAGGGCAGGGTGCCCGTCCGCAGGTGGTCGTGCAGGTTCCGGGCGACCTGGGCCATCGTCGCCTCGCTGCCGGGCTGCGCGACGGCTGGCACCCGGGAGGCGGTGAGCGCGGCGATCGCGTACGACTGCCCGTCAGCATGATCCACCACCCCGATCTCGTGGCGCAGGTGCAGCAGGGTGCCGGTCTTGGACGACCAACGGGACGCGTCGGAGGTGAAGTCGGGGGCGAGCCGCTGCCGGTGCAGGTTGTCCGCCAACAGAGCGCGTACGCGGGCGGCGGTGCTCTCGTTGATCGCCGAGGGCCGCCAGAGGGCGTGTAGCAGGTCGACGAAGGCTCGCGCCGACCCGGCGTTGGCACGGGTGACGTCGAGTTGGGCGACCGGATGGCCCTGACCGGGGGTCGCCGCGCCGATGGCGAGGGAGTGGGCCAGGTGCACCTCGTCGGGGCCGAGGCGTTCCGCCGGGGTCTCGGCGAGGTCGGCGACCCGGTGCCGCACGGAGATGCCCTCGATCCGCAGTCGCCGCAGCTCGGCGGCGACCGCGGTCGGCGGGACGAGGTCGAACAGGGCGTCGGCGGCGACCCCGTCGCTGACGGAGGTGCTCAGGTAGAGCAGGTCGTCCACGGAGATCCGGGCGGGATGGCGGAAGCGGCTGAGCCCGGTCGGGCCGGGCGTGGTGATCCGACCGGGCACGAGGTCGACAGGTGTCGCCGGGTCGAGTTCCCCGCGCGCGACCCGTTCCAGGACGGCGACCGCCAGCGGCACCTTGACCAGCGACGCCGACGGGTACGGGGTGTCGGCGTCGAAGCCGATCTCCTGGCCGTTGTCGAGGTCGCGGACGAGGAAGGCGCCGCGCAGTCCCGCCTCGTCGAGCAGGTCACGTGCGCTGCGGACGACGGCGGTGGCGCTCATTCCGTGGCTCCTCTCGGTCGGTCACCGGCTGCGCGTCCCCGGCGGCACCCAGGGATCGTGCGACGTCCGTGTACAGGACGGTGCGGAGCTGGTCGAGGTCCTCGCGTGCGCCGGCGGCGACGTCGTAACCCCGCAGGAGCCGCGGGCCGGCGAGGGGGCACCAGTGCAGGGCGAAGTCCTCGGCCTGCTGGCGGGAGCACAGGAGGAGGTCGGGGGAGCCGAGGGCCGCCGCCGCGGCGTCGACGAGGGACGGCGCGATCGCCACCTGGGCCGGTGCCAGGCCGGCCGACTGGCCGGCGCGGGTCAGCGGATCCCGCAGGTGCGCGACGTCGTCCTCGGGCTGGATCAGGATCCGGCGGCGTGCCTGGGTGCGGGCTCGGCCGGTGCGTAGCGTCTCCAGGAACACCGTCGGCGCCGGGAAGGGAGTCCGGGCGGCCAGCCCGAGCGGCACCCGCCAGAGTGCGGTCGCCTCCGGAACCGCCACGATCGCGGTATCGACCTCGAGGGTCTGGCAGAGCCGTTCGCGCTCCTGCGGACCGGCCGGCCGTACCTCCAACTGGACTCGCTGCCGTCGGGCCGCGACCACCAGGGCGGCGAGGCGGTGCGGCGGGCAGATCTCGGGTACGGCGACCCGCAGCGGCCGCAACCGGGCCCGCTCGGCGTCGTCGGCCATCGCGTCGGCGAGGTCGACGAGGCGTCGCGCCGTCGGCAGCATGTCCTGCCCGAACGGGGTCAACCGGACCGCGCGGGAGCTCCGGTCGAACAGCCGCGACCCGAAGTGCTCCTCCAGGGCGGCGATGCGGCGGCTGGCCACGGACTGGGGTATTCCCACCGCCGCGGCGCCCGAGGTGAAGCTGCCGTGGCCGCTGACGGCGACGAAGGCCCGACACGCGGCGACGATGTCCATCCACCGAAGCTATACCTGGAACGCATGGACGAGGCGGCCGGGCACCCTGATCGGCATCGTTCTCCGCCCGAGTCGGCCGCACCGGCTCATGCGCTGGCGAGTTCCCTACGGTAAGCGCGGTTGGCGATGATCAGCTCGTCGAGGACCGCGCGGGTCTTGATCAGGTCTTCGATGTGCCGATCGATCCGGTCCCGCTCCTGGCGCATCCGCTCGAAGGCCGCCTCGGAGGTGGCCGTACTCGGGGACTCGACGCAGGGCAGGAGGTCGACGATGGTGCGACTGTTCAGGCCGGCGGAGAAGAGCCGCTGAATGAGGATGATCCGCTCGACCTGGCCCTCGACGTAGCGGCGGTGACCGCTCGGGCTGCGCAGGCTGGCGAGCAGACCCTGCTCCTCGTAGTAGCGCAGGGATCGCACGCTGACCCCGGTACGGGCCGCGAGCTCACCGATCCGGATGGTGGTGCTCATTCCTGCCTCCCGTCTTACCTCACGTGGATGTGAGGTCGAGCCTACCCCTCACTGGTAGCGGACTCCTGAGTCCGGTACTGTCGGGCTATCCGGACTCGGGAGTCCGGAAAATCGAGAGGACAACCCGATGACACCCGTACGCATCAGCGACGCCATCCGCGACGTGGCCTTCGAGCCCCGCCTCAGCCTGGAAGAGGCCCTGGACAGGTACTACGCCCCCGACCTCGTGCACACCGGCGACGGTCGGACGCGCGACCGCGCCGAGTTCGCGGAGATGGTCGCCGGGATCCGCAGCAGAGTCGCCGAGGGCGCGGTGACCGTGCTCGACGAGCTGTACGACGGCCTGAACTACGCCGAGCGGCACCGGTACACGATGACCATGACCGACGGAACGGTCGTCCACCGGGAGATGTACTACTTCGCCACGCTGGCCGAGGACGGTCGGTTCCAGCGGGTCCACGAGAGCGGCTTCGACGTCGACCCGGGGCCGGGGCTGCCTCTGCCCGAAGCAGACCGAGGGTGAACGCTCTTCGGCGCGCGGACGCGCTGCGCAACCACGAGCGGGTCGTCGCGGCGGCCCGTGACCTGTTCGCAGAACGCGGCCTGGACGTCACAGTGCCCGAGGTGGCGGCGCGCGCCGGGGTCGGGCGGGCCACCGTCTACCGTAGTTACCCGACCAAGGATGAGCTGGTGCTGGCGGTCGCGCAGGAGAGCTTCCGCTCGCTGCACGCGCGTACCCTGGCCGCCCTTGCCGCCGACGACGCCTACCGGGCGTTGCTCGACTACGTGCCGGACCTGCTCGACCATCTCGCCCGCGACCGCGGCCTGGCGGCGGTCTTCTTCGAAGGCCGTCTGCTGCCCGCCGCGGAACTCGTCGACCTGATCGGCCGGCTGCTCCAGGCGGCGAAGGCATCGGGGCCGATCCGCTCCGACGTCGGCACCCCGGACGTGCGCGTCGTGCTGTGCGGCGTGGTCCGCCAACTCATCGCCTTGGACGAACGCGATCCGGCCGTCTGGCGTCGCTACGCGGCTCTGATCCTCGCCGCCTTCCACCCCTGACCACGGATCCGGCCTCGTTCGACGAGCACTACCGAGGACAGCCGTCTGGCAGCGACTCCGGTCGGGTTGACGGCGCATAGCACCGGGCACTGAGACGCCGGGTCAGGAAGCCGATGTCGATCACTTCGGCGTACTGCTCGTCGCGGGCTGCTGCGAGAGCACGCTCGGCGGCCGCGACCTCCTCTGAGGCGATCCCGGCGGCGTGCGGGTCGGACCAGTCGATCTCTTCTTCCCGTCGCTTGGCCTCGACCAGTCTGCGAACCAACTCATCAGGCACGCCGGCATTATCGATTGTGGAGTCGCCGCGAGTCCTGGGGACGAGGTCCGCGGGGAGCCGACCGGCATTGCTGCCGCCGTCAGGCGCAGGACCCTTGCTTCGCCCTTTGCTCTGCACCCATTGAGGCGACGGTTACGGAACGTGCGTGGTGCCTGGATGGGTGCAGAGCAAAGGGGGCGGGCCTGGTGGGTGGGTCCGGCGGGCGGGACCCCGCTGAGCAGGGGGCGGGCGCGGAGCGAAGGCGGCGTGCGCGGCGGTCGGGCCGGGCTGGCGTTACCGGCGGTGACATCCACGAGATGTGGCGCGCGAACGGCCGATGCTACGCCGGCAACGGAGCGATGAAGCGGGAGGCTCACGCCGGTCGGGCGACGTGCGTCGGTGCCCTTGCCCAAATCATCTTAGTCATTAAGATAAATGCATGCGGCTATCGACGGACTTCTCGGTGGCGATCGCCGGTGCCGGCCTCTCCGGCCTCTGCCTCGCCCAGTACCTGATGCGCGCCGGCATCGAGGTGCACGTCTACGAACGGGACCCGGGCCCCTTCGTCCGGCGACAGGGCTACCGGATCATCCTCGACCGGTACGGGCTGGCGGCGCTGCGCGAGAGCCTGCCCCGCCAGCTGTACAACCTGGCGCTGGCCACCGGCGACGAACCCGGCGGGCACCTCCGCTTCACCGACAGCCGACTGCGGGACGCCTTCACCATCACCTTCAAGGACGAGCCAAACGCGACC
This window harbors:
- a CDS encoding histidine kinase, translating into MTARPPRFTESTQGRLRRLNLATSLPPVVFAAVVLVHTDARTWWHVVVLAPGAVAALVAFERWTANDLARVALPCLVVAGAVWPLGVLVTGSPNAYWGFCAVGSLAMREVRRHRRLALTGLFAYVAAVGAARLLVQRDDIGHVLVTYVLIPTVLTVIVTVFTILGERFFDLIRELEQTREREAELAVIRERVRFASDLHDIQGHTLHVVKLKIALAQRLLLRDSARAEKELRETYALVSDTIAQTKELAYAQRRLNLTAEIENAKNLFEAAGIRVRVTREAEVDARVGELLGQVLRETTTNILRHAQATQVQITLSESSITIVNDGVTATSPPELRGLAALRQRVAGDGGELTVEQQQGRFRTAATFPVVRAGADRGAGR
- a CDS encoding response regulator transcription factor — protein: MTTIVLADDEALLRTALAALLPMEGDITVLAEAQDGRTAVEATVRHEPDVLVIDLEMPGVDGLGAVAEIRRTRPEQVVLMLTRHARPGVLRKALKLGVQGFVSKSAEPAHISSVIATLHAGKRWIDPDVSALAVTEDNPLTDREADVLRVTGEGYSVADIAARLHLAPGTVRNYLSNAMRKTQTRTRHEAARYAREHDWL
- the bla gene encoding class A beta-lactamase, encoding MNFATHRLVAAMAAVSLAACGPADAAEQGPRDGAVTVTVPTATDRDHEFRRLEEDFDARLGVYAIDTGTGGTVRYRADERFAYASTFKALAAAEVLDGTTDAELDRVVRYSADDLVTYSPITEQHVAEGMTLRAIADAAVRYSDNTAGNLLLRQLGGPQKFEKELREVGDEVTDPARYETELNEARPGDRRDTSTAAALAEDLRAYAVEDALEPADRDILTGWLKGNTTGAELIRAGVPDGWTVGDKTGAGGYGTRNDIAVIWPPDRAPIVLAVLSSRDQKDADYDNALIARATEIVIAAM
- a CDS encoding CPBP family intramembrane glutamic endopeptidase; its protein translation is MSWWKPLVVILVPPLVMLLLQVLLYQVVGVIEGSDDPMSATLTPLKLVAVNISIGAAGVLAILLLVWIAKVPWRSLISFPRAFDARRLAHYLIGAALLVGAGIGVVALVAPDSPGWTAFGVTGTTIGVLAVTVLTTPIQSAGEELMFRSAVLPAAASWVRAVRPALVVGLVVSGLGFAVVHGSADPWLFGYYTVIGVSTGLMAVVSRGIEAPVAFHVANNVLFGIVNTVMADGEPYAIDRSTDSGDAALLILGAVNIAMVVLVWLRERRLRP
- a CDS encoding serine hydrolase, giving the protein MSATAVVRSARDLLDEAGLRGAFLVRDLDNGQEIGFDADTPYPSASLVKVPLAVAVLERVARGELDPATPVDLVPGRITTPGPTGLSRFRHPARISVDDLLYLSTSVSDGVAADALFDLVPPTAVAAELRRLRIEGISVRHRVADLAETPAERLGPDEVHLAHSLAIGAATPGQGHPVAQLDVTRANAGSARAFVDLLHALWRPSAINESTAARVRALLADNLHRQRLAPDFTSDASRWSSKTGTLLHLRHEIGVVDHADGQSYAIAALTASRVPAVAQPGSEATMAQVARNLHDHLRTGTLPWWG
- a CDS encoding LysR family transcriptional regulator, whose translation is MDIVAACRAFVAVSGHGSFTSGAAAVGIPQSVASRRIAALEEHFGSRLFDRSSRAVRLTPFGQDMLPTARRLVDLADAMADDAERARLRPLRVAVPEICPPHRLAALVVAARRQRVQLEVRPAGPQERERLCQTLEVDTAIVAVPEATALWRVPLGLAARTPFPAPTVFLETLRTGRARTQARRRILIQPEDDVAHLRDPLTRAGQSAGLAPAQVAIAPSLVDAAAAALGSPDLLLCSRQQAEDFALHWCPLAGPRLLRGYDVAAGAREDLDQLRTVLYTDVARSLGAAGDAQPVTDREEPRNERHRRRPQRT
- a CDS encoding MerR family transcriptional regulator produces the protein MRIGELAARTGVSVRSLRYYEEQGLLASLRSPSGHRRYVEGQVERIILIQRLFSAGLNSRTIVDLLPCVESPSTATSEAAFERMRQERDRIDRHIEDLIKTRAVLDELIIANRAYRRELASA
- a CDS encoding TetR/AcrR family transcriptional regulator; its protein translation is MNALRRADALRNHERVVAAARDLFAERGLDVTVPEVAARAGVGRATVYRSYPTKDELVLAVAQESFRSLHARTLAALAADDAYRALLDYVPDLLDHLARDRGLAAVFFEGRLLPAAELVDLIGRLLQAAKASGPIRSDVGTPDVRVVLCGVVRQLIALDERDPAVWRRYAALILAAFHP